One Halanaerobiales bacterium DNA segment encodes these proteins:
- a CDS encoding cytochrome c biogenesis protein CcdA → MQGDISILIAFTAGTLSFFSPCVLPLIPSYITFLIGDYSKQ, encoded by the coding sequence ATGCAGGGTGATATTTCTATACTAATTGCTTTCACTGCCGGAACACTTTCTTTTTTCTCTCCATGTGTACTACCACTTATTCCATCATATATTACATTTTTAATAGGCGATTATTCAAAACAA